Proteins found in one Mesorhizobium sp. CAU 1732 genomic segment:
- a CDS encoding DUF1330 domain-containing protein, protein MTKKGYWVAMVDIANQEGYKEYIALNKAAFDKYGATFVVRAGTSQVMEGPDANRLAVIEFKDYETALACYNSPEYQTAIKAREKHAKAHLAVVEGV, encoded by the coding sequence ATGACCAAAAAGGGATACTGGGTTGCAATGGTCGATATTGCAAACCAAGAAGGCTACAAGGAATACATTGCCTTGAACAAGGCAGCGTTCGACAAGTACGGGGCGACCTTTGTCGTTCGCGCTGGAACGAGCCAGGTTATGGAAGGTCCTGACGCGAACCGCCTGGCGGTAATCGAGTTCAAGGACTACGAGACCGCTCTCGCCTGCTACAACTCTCCCGAGTATCAGACGGCTATCAAGGCCCGCGAGAAGCATGCCAAGGCACATCTTGCCGTGGTTGAAGGTGTGTGA